One genomic window of Pempheris klunzingeri isolate RE-2024b chromosome 12, fPemKlu1.hap1, whole genome shotgun sequence includes the following:
- the nckap1 gene encoding nck-associated protein 1 isoform X1: MSRGVIQPSQQKLAEKLTILNDRGIGMLTRVYNIKKACGDPKAKPSYLVDKNLESAVKFIVRKFPAVETRNNNQQLAQLQKEKSEILKNLALYYFTFVDVMEFKDHVCELLNTIDACQVFFDITVNFDLTKNYLDLVVTYTTLMTILSRIEERKAIIGLYNYAHEMTHGASDREYPRLGQMIVDYENPMKKMMEEFVPHGKSLSDALISLQMVYPRRNLSADQWRNAQLLSLISAPSTMLNPAQSDTMPCEYLSLDTMEKWIVFGFILCHAVLNSDAAALSLWKLALQSSTCLCLFRDEVFHIHKAAEDLFVNIRGYNKRINDIRECKEQALSHAGSMHRERRKFLRSALKELATVLADQPGLLGPKALFVFMALSFARDEIIWLLRHADNIQKKSTDDFIDKHIAELIFYMEELRAHVRKYGPVMQRYYVQYLSGFDAVVLNELVQNLSVCPEDESIIMSSFVNTMTSLSVKQVEDGEVFDFRGMRLDWFRLQAYTSVSKASLGIADHKELGKMMNTIIFHTKMVDSLVEMLVETSDLSIFCFYSRAFEKMFQQCLELPSQSRHSICFPLLCTHFMSCTHELCPEERHHIGDRSLSLCNMFLDEMAKQARNLITDICTEQCTLSDQLLPKHCAKTISQAVNKKSKKATGKKGEPEREKPGVESMRKNRLLVTNLDKLHTALSELCFSINYVPNLAVWEHTFTPREYLTSHLEIRFTKSIVGMTMYNQATQEIAKPSELLTSVRAYMTVLQSIENYVTIDITRVFNNVLLQQTQHLDSHGEPTITSLYTNWYLETLLRQVSNGHIAYFPAMKAFVNLPTENELTFNAEEYSDISEMRSLSELLGPYGMKFLSESLMWHISSQVAELKKLVVENMEVLTQMRTSFDKPDHMAALFKKLTSVDSVLKRMTIIGVILSFRSLAQEALRDVLSCHIPFLVSSVEDFKDHIPRETDMKVAMNVYELSSAAGLPCEIDPALVVALSSQKSENISPEEEYKIACLLMVFVAVSLPTLASNVMSQYSPAIEGHCNNIHCLAKAINQIAAALFTIHKGSIEDRLKEFLALASSSLLKIGQETDKMTTRNRESVYLLLDMIVQESPFLTMDLLESCFPYVLLRNAYHAVYKQSISANA, encoded by the exons GCATGTGGCGACCCAAAGGCTAAGCCTTCCTATCTTGTTGATAAGAACTTGGAGTCTGCAGTTAAATTTATTGTCAGGAAGTTCCCTGCTGTGGAGACACGGAATAATAAC CAACAGCTGGCTCAGCTGCagaaggaaaagtcagagatTCTGAAGAATCTGGCTCTCTACTATTTTACCTTCGTAGATGTTATGGAATTCAAG GACCATGTGTGCGAGCTGCTGAATACCATTGACGCCTGCCAGGTCTTCTTTGATATC acGGTGAACTTTGACCTGACCAAGAACTACCTGGACCTGGTGGTGACTTACACTACTCTGATGACCATACTGTCTCGCATAGAGGAGAGGAAAGCCATCATAGGGCTATACAACTACGCCCATGAGATGACACACGGAGCCAG TGACCGGGAGTACCCCAGGTTGGGCCAGATGATCGTGGATTACGAGAACCCTATGaagaagatgatggaggagttTGTTCCACATGGAAAG TCCCTGTCGGATGCTTTGATCAGTCTTCAGATGGTCTATCCCAGGAGGAATCTGTCCGCTGACCAGTGGAGGAATGCccagctgctctctctcatCTCCGCCCCCTCCACCATGCTCAATCCTGCACAGTCAGACACT ATGCCGTGTGAATATCTGTCACTGGACACAATGGAGAAGTGGATTGTTT TTGGTTTCATCCTGTGCCATGCAGTGCTGAACAGCGACGCGGCAGCTTTGTCTCTGTGGAAGCTGGCTCTGCAGAGCTCcacctgcctctgtctgttcAGGGATGAGGTCTTCCACATCCACAAGGCTGCAGAGGATCTGTTTGTGAACATCAGAGG gtaCAACAAACGCATCAATGACATCAGAGAGTGCAAGGAACAGGCCCTGTCTCATGC AGGCTCGATGCACAGAGAGAGGCGCAAGTTCCTCCGATCAGCTCTGAAGGAGCTGGCTACTGTTTTAGCTGACCAGCCTGGACTTCTAGGTCCTAAG GCGTTATTCGTGTTCATGGCCTTGTCATTTGCCCGTGACGAGATCATCTGGCTGCTTCGACACGCCGACAACATCCAGAAGAAAAGCACAGACGACTTCATAGACAA acacaTAGCAGAGTTGATCTTCTACATGGAGGAGCTCAGAGCTCACGTCAGGAAGTACGGTCCTGTGATGCAGCGATACTATGTCCAGTACCTGTCCGGTTTTGATGCTGTGGTGCTGAATGAACTGGTGCAG aacctgtctgtgtgtccagagGATGAGTCCATAATCATGTCTTCATTTGTCAACACTATGACCTCTCTCAGTGTTAAACAAG tggagGATGGAGAGGTGTTTGACTTCAGAGGCATGAGGCTGGATTGGTTCAGACTGCAG GCCTACACGAGTGTCTCTAAAGCCAGTCTTGGTATAGCTGATCACAAGGAGCTTGGTAAAATGATGAACACCATCATCTTCCACACAAAGATGGTGGACTCTCTGGTGGAGATGCTGGTGGAGACATCAGACCTGTCCATCTTCTG cttctACAGCCGtgcatttgaaaaaatgttCCAGCAGTGCTTGGAGCTTCCCTCCCAGAGCCGACACTCCATTTGCTTCCCTCTACTCTGCACACACTTCATGTCCTGTACACATGAGCTCTGTCCTGAGGag CGCCACCACATAGGGGATCGAAGCCTGTCGCTGTGTAACATGTTTCTGGATGAAATGGCCAAGCAGGCCAGAAACCTGATCACTGACATCTGCACTGAACAATGTACTCTTAGCGACCAG CTGCTTCCAAAGCACTGCGCGAAAACCATCAGCCAGGCCGTGAACAAGAAGAGCAAGAAGGCGACGGGGAAGAAGGGCGAgccggagagagagaaacccgGAGTTGAGAGCATGAGGAAGAACAGACTACTGGTCACCAA TCTGGATAAACTCCACACAGCGTTATCTGAACTCTGCTTCTCCATCAACTACGTTCCTAACCTGGCAGTCTGggagcacacattcacaccgAGAGAGTACCTCACCTCGCACCTGGAGATCCGATTTACCAA GTCTATAGTGGGGATGACCATGTACAACCAGGCTACTCAGGAGATAGCCAAGCCCAGCGAGCTGCTGACCAGCGTCCGGGCCTACATGACCGTGCTTCAATCCATAGAGAACTACGTCACCATTGACATCACCCGGGTCTTCAACAACGTCCTcctgcagcagacacagcacctgGACAGCCACGGGGAACCCACCATCACCAGTCTATACACAAACTG GTACCTGGAGACGTTGCTCCGTCAGGTCAGCAACGGGCACATCGCCTACTTCCCCGCCATGAAGGCCTTCGTCAACCTGCCCACAGAGAACGAGCTTACTTTCAATGCTGAGGAATACTCCGACATctcag AGATGCGTTCTCTGTCTGAGCTGCTGGGGCCGTACGGTATGAAGTTCCTCAGTGAGAGTCTGATGTGGCACATCTCATCACAGGTCGCTGAGCTCAAG AAACTGGTGGTAGAGAACATGGAGGTGTTGACCCAGATGAGGACCAGCTTTGACAAACCAGACCACATGGCCGCCCTCTTCAAGAAACTCACAT cTGTGGACAGTGTGTTAAAGAGAATGACCATCATTGGAGTCATATTGTCCTTCCGCTCCCTCGCTCAGGAGGCTCTCAGAgat gtgTTATCCTGTCACATTCCTTTCTTGGTCAGTTCAGTGGAGGATTTCAAGGACCACATtcccagagagacagacatgaag gtggcCATGAATGTCTACGAGCTGTCATCAGCAGCAGGTTTACCCTGCGAGATCGACCCAGCTCTGGTCGTGGCTCTGTCTTCACAAAAGAGTG AGAACATCAGTCCAGAGGAGGAGTATAAGATCGCCTGTCTGCTGATGGTGTTCGTGGCGGTTTCCTTGCCAACGCTGGCCAGCAACGTGATGTCACAGTACAGCCCCGCCATAGAAG GCCACTGCAACAACATCCACTGCCTGGCCAAAGCCATCAACCAGATCGCTGCTGCTCTCTTCACCATCCACAAGGGGAGCATAGAGGACCGCCTCAAAGAGTTCCTGGCT CTGGCCTCGTCCAGCCTGCTGAAGATCGGCCAGGAGACGGACAAGATGACGACGCGGAACAGAGAATCGGTCTACCTGCTGCTGGACATG atcGTGCAGGAGTCTCCCTTCCTGACCATGGACCTGCTGGAGTCCTGTTTCCCCTACGTCCTGCTGCGAAACGCCTACCACGCCGTCTACAAACAGAGCATCAGCGCTAACGCATAG
- the nckap1 gene encoding nck-associated protein 1 isoform X2 → MSRGVIQPSQQKLAEKLTILNDRGIGMLTRVYNIKKACGDPKAKPSYLVDKNLESAVKFIVRKFPAVETRNNNLAQLQKEKSEILKNLALYYFTFVDVMEFKDHVCELLNTIDACQVFFDITVNFDLTKNYLDLVVTYTTLMTILSRIEERKAIIGLYNYAHEMTHGASDREYPRLGQMIVDYENPMKKMMEEFVPHGKSLSDALISLQMVYPRRNLSADQWRNAQLLSLISAPSTMLNPAQSDTMPCEYLSLDTMEKWIVFGFILCHAVLNSDAAALSLWKLALQSSTCLCLFRDEVFHIHKAAEDLFVNIRGYNKRINDIRECKEQALSHAGSMHRERRKFLRSALKELATVLADQPGLLGPKALFVFMALSFARDEIIWLLRHADNIQKKSTDDFIDKHIAELIFYMEELRAHVRKYGPVMQRYYVQYLSGFDAVVLNELVQNLSVCPEDESIIMSSFVNTMTSLSVKQVEDGEVFDFRGMRLDWFRLQAYTSVSKASLGIADHKELGKMMNTIIFHTKMVDSLVEMLVETSDLSIFCFYSRAFEKMFQQCLELPSQSRHSICFPLLCTHFMSCTHELCPEERHHIGDRSLSLCNMFLDEMAKQARNLITDICTEQCTLSDQLLPKHCAKTISQAVNKKSKKATGKKGEPEREKPGVESMRKNRLLVTNLDKLHTALSELCFSINYVPNLAVWEHTFTPREYLTSHLEIRFTKSIVGMTMYNQATQEIAKPSELLTSVRAYMTVLQSIENYVTIDITRVFNNVLLQQTQHLDSHGEPTITSLYTNWYLETLLRQVSNGHIAYFPAMKAFVNLPTENELTFNAEEYSDISEMRSLSELLGPYGMKFLSESLMWHISSQVAELKKLVVENMEVLTQMRTSFDKPDHMAALFKKLTSVDSVLKRMTIIGVILSFRSLAQEALRDVLSCHIPFLVSSVEDFKDHIPRETDMKVAMNVYELSSAAGLPCEIDPALVVALSSQKSENISPEEEYKIACLLMVFVAVSLPTLASNVMSQYSPAIEGHCNNIHCLAKAINQIAAALFTIHKGSIEDRLKEFLALASSSLLKIGQETDKMTTRNRESVYLLLDMIVQESPFLTMDLLESCFPYVLLRNAYHAVYKQSISANA, encoded by the exons GCATGTGGCGACCCAAAGGCTAAGCCTTCCTATCTTGTTGATAAGAACTTGGAGTCTGCAGTTAAATTTATTGTCAGGAAGTTCCCTGCTGTGGAGACACGGAATAATAAC CTGGCTCAGCTGCagaaggaaaagtcagagatTCTGAAGAATCTGGCTCTCTACTATTTTACCTTCGTAGATGTTATGGAATTCAAG GACCATGTGTGCGAGCTGCTGAATACCATTGACGCCTGCCAGGTCTTCTTTGATATC acGGTGAACTTTGACCTGACCAAGAACTACCTGGACCTGGTGGTGACTTACACTACTCTGATGACCATACTGTCTCGCATAGAGGAGAGGAAAGCCATCATAGGGCTATACAACTACGCCCATGAGATGACACACGGAGCCAG TGACCGGGAGTACCCCAGGTTGGGCCAGATGATCGTGGATTACGAGAACCCTATGaagaagatgatggaggagttTGTTCCACATGGAAAG TCCCTGTCGGATGCTTTGATCAGTCTTCAGATGGTCTATCCCAGGAGGAATCTGTCCGCTGACCAGTGGAGGAATGCccagctgctctctctcatCTCCGCCCCCTCCACCATGCTCAATCCTGCACAGTCAGACACT ATGCCGTGTGAATATCTGTCACTGGACACAATGGAGAAGTGGATTGTTT TTGGTTTCATCCTGTGCCATGCAGTGCTGAACAGCGACGCGGCAGCTTTGTCTCTGTGGAAGCTGGCTCTGCAGAGCTCcacctgcctctgtctgttcAGGGATGAGGTCTTCCACATCCACAAGGCTGCAGAGGATCTGTTTGTGAACATCAGAGG gtaCAACAAACGCATCAATGACATCAGAGAGTGCAAGGAACAGGCCCTGTCTCATGC AGGCTCGATGCACAGAGAGAGGCGCAAGTTCCTCCGATCAGCTCTGAAGGAGCTGGCTACTGTTTTAGCTGACCAGCCTGGACTTCTAGGTCCTAAG GCGTTATTCGTGTTCATGGCCTTGTCATTTGCCCGTGACGAGATCATCTGGCTGCTTCGACACGCCGACAACATCCAGAAGAAAAGCACAGACGACTTCATAGACAA acacaTAGCAGAGTTGATCTTCTACATGGAGGAGCTCAGAGCTCACGTCAGGAAGTACGGTCCTGTGATGCAGCGATACTATGTCCAGTACCTGTCCGGTTTTGATGCTGTGGTGCTGAATGAACTGGTGCAG aacctgtctgtgtgtccagagGATGAGTCCATAATCATGTCTTCATTTGTCAACACTATGACCTCTCTCAGTGTTAAACAAG tggagGATGGAGAGGTGTTTGACTTCAGAGGCATGAGGCTGGATTGGTTCAGACTGCAG GCCTACACGAGTGTCTCTAAAGCCAGTCTTGGTATAGCTGATCACAAGGAGCTTGGTAAAATGATGAACACCATCATCTTCCACACAAAGATGGTGGACTCTCTGGTGGAGATGCTGGTGGAGACATCAGACCTGTCCATCTTCTG cttctACAGCCGtgcatttgaaaaaatgttCCAGCAGTGCTTGGAGCTTCCCTCCCAGAGCCGACACTCCATTTGCTTCCCTCTACTCTGCACACACTTCATGTCCTGTACACATGAGCTCTGTCCTGAGGag CGCCACCACATAGGGGATCGAAGCCTGTCGCTGTGTAACATGTTTCTGGATGAAATGGCCAAGCAGGCCAGAAACCTGATCACTGACATCTGCACTGAACAATGTACTCTTAGCGACCAG CTGCTTCCAAAGCACTGCGCGAAAACCATCAGCCAGGCCGTGAACAAGAAGAGCAAGAAGGCGACGGGGAAGAAGGGCGAgccggagagagagaaacccgGAGTTGAGAGCATGAGGAAGAACAGACTACTGGTCACCAA TCTGGATAAACTCCACACAGCGTTATCTGAACTCTGCTTCTCCATCAACTACGTTCCTAACCTGGCAGTCTGggagcacacattcacaccgAGAGAGTACCTCACCTCGCACCTGGAGATCCGATTTACCAA GTCTATAGTGGGGATGACCATGTACAACCAGGCTACTCAGGAGATAGCCAAGCCCAGCGAGCTGCTGACCAGCGTCCGGGCCTACATGACCGTGCTTCAATCCATAGAGAACTACGTCACCATTGACATCACCCGGGTCTTCAACAACGTCCTcctgcagcagacacagcacctgGACAGCCACGGGGAACCCACCATCACCAGTCTATACACAAACTG GTACCTGGAGACGTTGCTCCGTCAGGTCAGCAACGGGCACATCGCCTACTTCCCCGCCATGAAGGCCTTCGTCAACCTGCCCACAGAGAACGAGCTTACTTTCAATGCTGAGGAATACTCCGACATctcag AGATGCGTTCTCTGTCTGAGCTGCTGGGGCCGTACGGTATGAAGTTCCTCAGTGAGAGTCTGATGTGGCACATCTCATCACAGGTCGCTGAGCTCAAG AAACTGGTGGTAGAGAACATGGAGGTGTTGACCCAGATGAGGACCAGCTTTGACAAACCAGACCACATGGCCGCCCTCTTCAAGAAACTCACAT cTGTGGACAGTGTGTTAAAGAGAATGACCATCATTGGAGTCATATTGTCCTTCCGCTCCCTCGCTCAGGAGGCTCTCAGAgat gtgTTATCCTGTCACATTCCTTTCTTGGTCAGTTCAGTGGAGGATTTCAAGGACCACATtcccagagagacagacatgaag gtggcCATGAATGTCTACGAGCTGTCATCAGCAGCAGGTTTACCCTGCGAGATCGACCCAGCTCTGGTCGTGGCTCTGTCTTCACAAAAGAGTG AGAACATCAGTCCAGAGGAGGAGTATAAGATCGCCTGTCTGCTGATGGTGTTCGTGGCGGTTTCCTTGCCAACGCTGGCCAGCAACGTGATGTCACAGTACAGCCCCGCCATAGAAG GCCACTGCAACAACATCCACTGCCTGGCCAAAGCCATCAACCAGATCGCTGCTGCTCTCTTCACCATCCACAAGGGGAGCATAGAGGACCGCCTCAAAGAGTTCCTGGCT CTGGCCTCGTCCAGCCTGCTGAAGATCGGCCAGGAGACGGACAAGATGACGACGCGGAACAGAGAATCGGTCTACCTGCTGCTGGACATG atcGTGCAGGAGTCTCCCTTCCTGACCATGGACCTGCTGGAGTCCTGTTTCCCCTACGTCCTGCTGCGAAACGCCTACCACGCCGTCTACAAACAGAGCATCAGCGCTAACGCATAG